The sequence below is a genomic window from Montipora capricornis isolate CH-2021 chromosome 14, ASM3666992v2, whole genome shotgun sequence.
agcccgggggggggggggtgggcacTGCTCGAATTGACTGAAGTAAACACTCAAGGTAAAAGAGGgagacgtttcgaccgaacttcggtcatCATCAAGCTCAAAAGTGAATATAAAACTTTTACATAAGTATAGAGCAAGTTTGACTGTCTCAAGTCtcaatgtacagtcagactcaattcgtgcgaaaGCTTTTAATCATGtttaattatgttattcttgcacgctttttattgttttaacacCGTTTTGGACCTTGAGAGTGGGCGCTTTTTCAAGGTGGGCGCTTTATCGAGGCTGGGTGCTAATAaaattttcaccattttcagcaagTGTAGTATGTTTATTTTGCAACAAGTTACAGGATCAAGAAGGCTTGAGAATGGACTCGTTGTCCCAAGAGCACTCAAAGTGCGAACGCCGAGCAAAACTATTGCCATGAGGTTTTGCGGTTGAAAGAACTTTGCCCCCAAATGAACATCGCAGCTGAAACTTTGAGGAAAGTTTCAACGTTCTCGTGGGCAATGAATCTAGAGATTGTAAgccattaaataaataatattataaaataacCAAGGTTAATCATGCACTGTGAATGGTCAAGCCGAGTTCTTTATAACTCCACAAGGCACAAGCGTACATATGGTGCGTGCCTTTAATATAACTCAACATATGCACGCAAGCCAAGTCAATCATTTTTGTCGCTGAAAATACTGAGGAGAATTTTCCAGACCGCCATTACGGCTGAAGAATTTCCTTCATTTGATCTCGGTTTCGACTCTTTAAATGACCAAAATAACGAGAAGGCAggaaagtctttgaaaaaatttgcaagtgcttatttattccaaattgcacgagaaaaatcatgtgattatacaatgaaaaaattcgagatggcgcacgcgtatcacgcaatcagggaaaaattgcgccataattgcgccatccagggcgcgcgcTCATTTTTGTTGTCTGACGAATTCTTGTCCCTTCGTGgtcgtttttattttataaaagaaataaaaaaacttgttcctcgagcattgttgagttatataagcacTTGGGAATTGTTAAGAACACTCGAGAAGTGCGAGAAGCACTCGCCTTCGGCTCGTGCTTCTTCGCACTTCCCtcgtgttcttaaaaattcccgcgtgcttatataactcaacaatgcactcggcgcgttttttattttgtttaataaTCATTACTACTCTCGCACActtgattttgtttttactgTTAAGCATTTCAAAACCGTGGTTAGTGTTGTACACAATTTTGGATGAATTCAGTTTACAGTTTTGTAGTCGCTGCCGCGTTAGGTTCAGTTCCCTGTTTTAACTCAAACTAAATAGgttgtttacaagcaggtagggtaaccctagtgctagggttaccctaccaaccctacctgtgaaattttgcttgtaaacccgagatatctttgaccctcctgctagggtaaccctagcagtagTGTTACCCttcctgcttgtaaacagggcctaattTGGGGTCACAATTTAtttctccagtagctcagtggttagagcgtccGTCTAGATCATGAAGGGTCGTTGGTTCAAATACCATGCATCTGGAACtcggttttctttttctgagtTGATGTGATTTTTACACTTAATATTCGTTGTTGTACTCACTTTGGAAGGTGGTTGGTTGCATCTTTGATATGCCTCGATCagtgtgactgcgcgatgcaggtGCCAAGTCATTATTTGGCTGTGGGACCGCACAATGCGGTTCCAGTCAAAGATCCACATTTCACCCTCTCGTAGCTCAGTAGTTATGGCGTCCGACTAGATAACGGAGGGTCGTGGTTTCAAGTCCCATCtaggactcggatatttttccgagctGAAGTCATTTTtacatttaataaaatttattttggtGACTGTTTTCGAAGAAGTTTTGAAATAACTTTGATTACTGCTGAGCTTGATGATGTTTTATTTTCTAGTGCTATGATAATTGCTCCATCAAAAAGTTTTCTACTAAATGCGAATTTCATTACCAAAAAAAGTGTTTACTACGTTGTGTTGGTGCAGATGTGAACAGCCTAGGACACGTTTACTTTTCCATCACATTCAAATTTTAAAGAATGTTTAGGCGCTTAACGAAAATAGTATTTTTTGGTACAACGTGTCATCTGTAAAGGATCTTGGTATTTTCATAGCAATTTTTGCCTATTTGGTCGATTTTGActattttcctccaaattccTAACCTTTCATAAAGACCATGAAAGCCTTGATGACGGACTAAGATCGTGGCTCTCTAgaaatgatgacgtcattttaTGCTATGTTACGTCATCGTGCCCGTCATCGTCCCATGTCATGGACCTCGAAGGAAATATTTTTGGACTTGCAATGAGTCCTCCAAGCTTTTCTTGCATTATTTTTCTTAAGTTTTGGGGCTCACGCGAATTGCTGAAAACATGTAAAAGCAGCCATATCAAAACAACAAGAGACATATTGAAAACTGTTTTACAATACCTCAAAAGCCAAAATGACTTCCTGCACATGTAAGCATTGAATTCCTGTTCATTTTGTGTCTTCTACAGTTAGTAAAAGAACCTGACAAAACAAAGTCACTGAGACGAGTAATTACTTCTAACATCAACAAGAAAAAGACAGAGCTCTGAGATGACTTCACCCGAGTGCATAACCTGGATGACTGTAGGCTTGGCCGAGTCTGTTGCCATAGTAACACTCAACCTCTGTacgataattgtttttacaagAAACCGTAATCTTTGCAATCGCAGCACGTACCTGGTGATAAATTTGGCAGTTACAGATATGTTGGTTGGAGGAGTTGCTGTGTATTACCTGTTCTATTTGTTTGGAGTATTCTGTAATGTATGGAGGGGGCATCCTAATGAACATTTGGCACGTTATATAGACATAATACTTATTTGTTTTCCTGGTATGTCTTTAATAAACATAACCATTATTGCTTTAGAACGGGCATATGCGACATTTCGGCCTTTCAAGCATCGCGTGCTGAAAAAACGGGTGTATGGCCTATTAATTGTCTTTGTTTGGGTTATTACGGCATTAAGTAGTTTCTTAGGTCTTAAATATTTTGTAGAGGGAGTCACGGGTCTTTACTTAACGATTGCATTTAGCTCGTTTGAACTTTTGATCATTTGTGTATCTTACTCATCCATTGTTATTAAAGTCCGTTGTGGAGCGCATCCTCAACATCATGGTGCAGCCAGTAGAGAAAGAAAATTGACTATGACATTGTTGATTGTGACTGTTTCATCTCTTTTGTTCCTGCCAGCATTTTTTTTCAGTATTCTCCTTGATAGCGGTAAATTTAAAATCCCCTTTTCAGTGGAAATAAATATACATGGTGCACTTTGGGTTTCACTTGGTGCAAACTCTCTTGTCAATCCTATATTATACGCTATCCGCATGCCAGAATACAGATCTACTTTAGCTGCACTCTTTCGCAAAAAACCTACACTTCGTAACCGTGAAAGGCGAGTTGTAGATTTACCTCTTCGTGACTTGTAAAACATTATGAAGCGCCATTGCATTTTTCGACTTGGCTTTgctattttgaaattttatgatattaacaacagttttttaaaagttaatgtGCATAAATTGtaacaaggaaaagaaattaTTATCTTCGTAAGAAAGTTTGACCTTAAATAGATGGATGAATATAGCATTCAGGAAAGTTAACAAGACAATAGATGCTTATTATCTTAATTTTTAGCATTATATATTTTAGTATTATATATTAATAGTAGGTGACTTAAGCCTATGTCGTAATTTTTTAACGTATAGCTAGTTTTCGTGTTTTTAGTCatcacttgcctcagtcataataaATTATGAAGCGTCAGGCAATTTTCTACTTGTCTTTGTTCATAAGCGTACGAgctgggaagggggggggggggaccgaGGGGGGGTTACAGGCCCCCCAGTTGCGGGAATTAGGTAATTTTTCGGGCAAAAAGCTCATGATTCGGGCAACGACACTTGAGAACacacattacaaaataatgctGTTGGCGTAATTTCCAAAATTGTCAAAACTCGTCAATAAAGTTTCTAGTTAGTTACTTTTCATGAATCTCTGTGCGATTAGACGC
It includes:
- the LOC138032261 gene encoding histamine H2 receptor-like; this encodes MTSPECITWMTVGLAESVAIVTLNLCTIIVFTRNRNLCNRSTYLVINLAVTDMLVGGVAVYYLFYLFGVFCNVWRGHPNEHLARYIDIILICFPGMSLINITIIALERAYATFRPFKHRVLKKRVYGLLIVFVWVITALSSFLGLKYFVEGVTGLYLTIAFSSFELLIICVSYSSIVIKVRCGAHPQHHGAASRERKLTMTLLIVTVSSLLFLPAFFFSILLDSGKFKIPFSVEINIHGALWVSLGANSLVNPILYAIRMPEYRSTLAALFRKKPTLRNRERRVVDLPLRDL